Below is a window of Desertibacillus haloalkaliphilus DNA.
TCAGCGATAATCACCTGGTATTTCCCTTCATTTGTATCACCTTTATATTCATCAATCGCAATGACAGGCGGAAGAGCTTTAACTTCTTTCAACTGAGGTCCGGCTAAGGTATCGAAGCGACGCATGATTGTAGTTGAGGAGGTTTGAAAGATCTCTCCCGTCTCACGAAATGTCTTTCCTTTCACGACTCGAATACTTACGGCTTGATTCCACTCAACGGTCTGGCGTTGGTACCGCTCAATAAACGTTGCCTTTTCTGAAAAGCGTTTCCCACATTCACAGACATAACGTCTTCTTCGATAAAACAAAAGAGTTTGTCTCTCAAAGATTTTTAAGTGTTGGATTTTCTGTATTCGATAGTCATGAACACGCTTTGTCTTTTCCCCACATGACGGGCAGC
It encodes the following:
- a CDS encoding transposase family protein, with protein sequence MHMNFNMNIPGLEGVIITKSEVVEDTWQLSIELPKVVHRCPSCGEKTKRVHDYRIQKIQHLKIFERQTLLFYRRRRYVCECGKRFSEKATFIERYQRQTVEWNQAVSIRVVKGKTFRETGEIFQTSSTTIMRRFDTLAGPQLKEVKALPPVIAIDEYKGDTNEGKYQVIIA